Proteins encoded together in one Formosa sp. Hel3_A1_48 window:
- a CDS encoding glycosyltransferase family 2 protein translates to MNPKIRVIIPAYNEANAINHVIKAIPKSVAEIVVVDNGSEDLTSETARKAGATVLFEPNKGYGNSCLKGLEYIEKLKAQTDIIVFLDGDYSDYPEELDQLVAPIVKDNIDFVLGSRVPSLREAGAMQPQQIFGNWLATILMRLLFNAKFTDLGPFRAVKYSVLKSLKMKDKTYGWTVEMQLKILKNRCSYLEIPVHYRNRIGVSKVSGTLKGSIFAGIKILTWIFKYSFK, encoded by the coding sequence TTGAATCCCAAAATTAGAGTCATCATTCCTGCCTATAACGAAGCTAATGCGATCAATCATGTGATCAAAGCGATTCCTAAAAGTGTAGCTGAAATTGTAGTTGTGGACAATGGATCAGAAGACCTGACATCAGAAACGGCACGAAAAGCTGGAGCAACAGTACTGTTTGAACCCAATAAAGGATATGGGAATAGTTGTCTCAAAGGGTTGGAATATATTGAAAAATTAAAAGCACAAACAGATATTATTGTTTTTCTGGATGGCGACTACAGCGACTACCCCGAAGAACTTGATCAGCTCGTGGCGCCTATTGTAAAGGATAATATCGATTTTGTATTGGGGTCAAGAGTGCCTTCGCTCCGGGAAGCTGGTGCGATGCAACCACAACAAATCTTTGGAAACTGGTTAGCAACAATTTTAATGAGGCTGTTATTTAATGCCAAATTTACGGACCTTGGCCCCTTTAGAGCAGTCAAATATTCAGTGCTTAAATCTCTAAAGATGAAGGATAAAACATACGGTTGGACAGTTGAAATGCAACTCAAAATACTTAAAAATAGGTGTAGTTACCTAGAAATTCCTGTGCATTACAGAAATAGAATTGGTGTTTCTAAAGTGTCTGGTACTTTAAAAGGTAGTATATTTGCAGGGATTAAAATCCTAACATGGATTTTTAAATACAGTTTCAAGTAA